One window of Dyadobacter sandarakinus genomic DNA carries:
- a CDS encoding tyrosine-type recombinase/integrase: MNDYLKEIAVVCGIDKVLTSHVARHTFATTITLQNGVPIESVSKMLGHTNIRTTQIYAKILDLKLSEDMQALKGRLAKKAGTGQ; the protein is encoded by the coding sequence ATGAATGATTACTTAAAGGAGATAGCGGTGGTTTGTGGGATTGACAAAGTTCTTACTTCCCATGTTGCCAGGCATACATTCGCGACAACAATTACTTTGCAAAATGGTGTACCGATCGAAAGCGTTTCGAAGATGTTAGGTCATACGAACATCCGCACGACACAGATCTATGCTAAAATCCTGGATTTGAAGCTGAGTGAAGATATGCAAGCCCTAAAAGGTCGATTAGCCAAGAAGGCCGGAACAGGTCAATAG
- a CDS encoding GNAT family N-acetyltransferase, with amino-acid sequence MAIRGPLLEGLYLWFIGVRPDSQNNGVGKQLMNELVAESERMKRPIYLETSTVKNLPWYKKFGLNVYNQLDFGYNLFLIRNGQ; translated from the coding sequence TTGGCTATTCGGGGGCCACTGTTAGAAGGGCTCTATCTCTGGTTTATTGGCGTTCGGCCCGATAGTCAAAACAATGGGGTCGGCAAACAGCTTATGAATGAGCTTGTCGCTGAATCGGAACGGATGAAAAGGCCCATTTATCTGGAAACCTCCACAGTCAAAAATCTGCCCTGGTATAAGAAGTTTGGACTCAACGTCTACAATCAATTAGACTTTGGATACAATCTTTTTCTCATCAGAAATGGTCAATAG
- a CDS encoding response regulator transcription factor produces the protein MRVGGTDMHVVTLVFIILELIMFVYQVFFYLSHPKDKRRLYYVGLLSFLILKNIASGFFPDPNLNYPPLVAQYAIAYGMGFLMGAYFPYYFYKAFELGRLRWHALYGVPLFILLPFVIIFPGKFVFDGNIDSAINYGMIIPAGYALVLLYTIQRSIQDKYKKEIQNRRFFEVTAVYLAVIPWASLPFFAFFRIHQVPEALLTNVGFIVITVLFIRRSIQESREEYNRLSKLASGDEKVSMSKLDLIDQMIRQLEASGISPAQRFEINLGTVGLTSREKDVVRLVREGKSYKSIADQLFISERTVSKHIQNVFEKLGVSNKIELLSRLEIWENG, from the coding sequence ATGCGCGTCGGAGGCACAGATATGCACGTTGTGACACTCGTGTTTATCATACTCGAACTGATCATGTTCGTGTATCAGGTATTTTTCTATTTATCCCATCCAAAGGATAAGCGGAGGCTGTATTACGTCGGCTTATTGTCTTTCCTCATACTAAAAAACATAGCGAGCGGTTTTTTTCCAGATCCAAATCTGAACTACCCTCCGCTAGTTGCGCAATACGCTATTGCTTACGGAATGGGGTTTTTGATGGGTGCTTATTTTCCTTACTATTTCTATAAGGCGTTCGAACTTGGCCGCCTGCGCTGGCACGCACTATATGGCGTGCCTCTGTTTATCCTCTTGCCATTTGTAATCATTTTTCCTGGCAAATTCGTATTCGATGGAAACATAGACTCAGCGATTAATTATGGCATGATAATCCCGGCTGGATACGCCCTGGTGCTCCTTTACACTATTCAACGTTCCATTCAGGACAAATACAAAAAAGAAATACAGAACCGCCGTTTCTTTGAAGTAACAGCCGTTTATCTCGCAGTGATCCCCTGGGCATCATTGCCCTTTTTCGCGTTTTTCCGCATTCATCAAGTGCCGGAAGCACTTCTTACTAATGTGGGTTTCATCGTAATCACTGTGCTTTTCATAAGAAGGTCAATCCAGGAGAGCAGGGAGGAATACAATCGGCTGAGCAAATTGGCGAGTGGAGATGAAAAGGTGTCAATGTCCAAGCTCGATTTAATCGATCAAATGATTCGTCAGTTGGAAGCCAGCGGCATTTCGCCTGCCCAACGTTTTGAGATAAATCTCGGGACAGTTGGGCTAACTTCCCGTGAAAAAGATGTTGTTCGCTTAGTCCGAGAAGGAAAGTCATATAAGTCCATAGCAGACCAACTTTTCATTTCAGAGCGGACGGTGAGTAAGCACATTCAGAACGTTTTCGAAAAGCTCGGCGTCTCCAATAAAATTGAATTACTTAGTCGGCTAGAAATTTGGGAAAATGGCTAA
- a CDS encoding IS1182 family transposase, with protein MQGRKNYSEKLFVSFQLSDRVPKENFYRRLGETLDLQFLYNDTRELYGKTGNPSIDPLVFFKLMLTAYLENITSDRRLMDHCSMRMDILYFIGYDIDEPLPWHSTVSRTRQLYSTALFESLFEKVFAMCVEKGMVAGHTHAVDSAPVKANASIENLDLRVPAQSVKAHLTAVDADNLSEKESDEDDKAAITASASQLKSLAKHQENLIATKAKRPGASNEKAQLLSNKTHYNPHDPDARISIKPGKARKLNYHCSMSVDAAQGVISHIQADFADGRDSQYLPRVVSVLQDRLRRNHLRLTDLMADAGYSNGYNYRFLEKRKITGWIPVFGKFRPQVDGFEYDKATDSYTCPNGKKLPFRSLEYSQEGKPFKAYWTTRSDCAACPLKQKCIPKAGTKRIAKTIYEEEYQRAYLRQHTTTGKRMKGLRQGTVEPVFGSLTQYYGLNKIPVLGIDGAHKTMLMAAIAFNIRKYMKCHTKKFAENALHRAKDYLSEQLDNFNLHFGCRNWLFVHMIRAGTSAVKYLHSCATATSVMCDTYTANDHIIKRLPQTHVLFR; from the coding sequence ATGCAAGGAAGGAAAAATTACTCGGAAAAACTGTTCGTCAGCTTCCAACTTTCAGACCGCGTTCCTAAGGAAAATTTCTATCGCAGGCTTGGCGAAACGCTGGATTTACAGTTTCTATACAATGACACGCGTGAGCTGTATGGCAAAACTGGTAATCCTTCGATCGATCCGCTCGTATTCTTTAAACTGATGCTAACTGCGTATCTGGAAAACATCACATCGGATCGTCGACTTATGGATCATTGCTCGATGCGAATGGATATTCTGTACTTCATCGGCTATGATATTGACGAACCGCTGCCGTGGCATTCTACTGTCAGCAGGACCAGGCAACTATATTCCACCGCGCTTTTTGAGTCGTTGTTTGAAAAAGTCTTTGCCATGTGTGTTGAAAAAGGAATGGTAGCAGGTCACACTCACGCCGTCGATTCAGCTCCTGTGAAGGCAAACGCCTCGATAGAAAATCTTGATTTAAGAGTTCCTGCACAGTCAGTTAAGGCGCATCTCACAGCAGTTGACGCTGACAATTTGAGTGAGAAAGAAAGTGACGAAGATGATAAGGCGGCTATAACTGCTAGTGCAAGTCAGCTCAAAAGCCTGGCAAAACATCAAGAGAACTTGATTGCTACCAAGGCCAAACGACCGGGAGCTAGTAACGAAAAAGCGCAGTTGCTTAGTAATAAAACGCACTACAACCCACACGATCCGGATGCCCGAATTTCAATCAAACCGGGCAAGGCTAGAAAACTCAACTATCACTGTTCAATGTCAGTTGATGCTGCCCAAGGGGTTATAAGTCATATTCAGGCCGACTTTGCTGACGGCCGGGATAGCCAATATTTACCGAGAGTTGTGAGTGTCTTGCAGGATAGACTTAGGAGAAACCATTTGCGACTAACTGATCTGATGGCTGATGCTGGCTATTCAAATGGATACAATTATCGATTCCTGGAAAAACGCAAAATTACGGGCTGGATCCCAGTCTTTGGAAAGTTCAGACCGCAGGTGGATGGCTTTGAGTACGATAAAGCAACAGATTCGTACACTTGTCCTAATGGGAAAAAGTTGCCGTTTCGGTCCCTCGAATACAGCCAAGAAGGTAAGCCCTTTAAGGCATATTGGACTACCAGGAGTGACTGCGCGGCATGCCCACTGAAACAGAAATGTATTCCTAAGGCTGGCACAAAAAGAATTGCGAAGACGATCTACGAGGAAGAATACCAGCGTGCTTATTTGCGCCAACATACGACAACCGGGAAACGCATGAAAGGTTTAAGACAGGGAACAGTTGAACCGGTCTTCGGCAGCTTGACTCAGTATTATGGGCTCAACAAGATTCCAGTACTCGGAATTGATGGGGCCCACAAGACGATGCTGATGGCAGCAATTGCCTTTAACATTAGAAAATACATGAAGTGTCACACCAAGAAGTTCGCCGAAAATGCCCTTCACAGAGCCAAAGATTATCTCTCAGAGCAACTTGACAATTTTAACTTACACTTTGGGTGCAGAAATTGGCTTTTCGTTCATATGATCCGAGCTGGAACCAGTGCAGTAAAATACTTGCATAGTTGTGCAACAGCCACGAGCGTTATGTGCGACACTTATACTGCTAACGACCATATTATAAAACGTTTACCTCAAACTCATGTTTTGTTCAGATAA
- a CDS encoding recombinase family protein, whose translation MIFGYARVSTLEQSLDMQLDGLKQAGCQKIFREKVSSAKERPELAKLVEALRPGDTVVVWKLDRLGRSLKELITLITDFQEKEVGFKSLNDAIDTTTAQGRLIFNIFASLAEFERDIIRERTKAGLNAARARGRMGGKPKGLNKEAMAKAHAAKTLYDQQEKTVEQIAQVLGISRATVYRYINAVKDL comes from the coding sequence ATGATTTTTGGATATGCCAGGGTTTCAACTTTGGAGCAAAGCCTGGACATGCAGCTCGACGGGTTAAAGCAGGCCGGCTGCCAAAAGATTTTCCGCGAGAAAGTCTCGTCAGCCAAGGAGAGGCCCGAGCTGGCCAAACTTGTTGAAGCCCTTCGGCCGGGCGATACTGTGGTGGTCTGGAAGCTTGACCGGCTGGGCCGATCGCTCAAAGAACTGATCACCCTAATCACCGACTTTCAGGAAAAGGAAGTTGGCTTCAAAAGCCTGAACGATGCCATTGACACCACCACTGCCCAAGGCAGGTTAATCTTTAACATCTTTGCTTCGCTTGCCGAGTTTGAGCGCGACATCATCCGCGAGCGCACCAAGGCAGGGCTGAACGCAGCGCGCGCCCGGGGCAGGATGGGAGGGAAGCCCAAGGGCTTAAACAAGGAAGCCATGGCCAAAGCACATGCAGCCAAGACCTTATACGACCAGCAGGAAAAGACCGTAGAGCAAATCGCCCAAGTTCTGGGTATCAGTAGGGCCACCGTCTACCGGTATATCAATGCAGTTAAGGACTTATGA
- a CDS encoding TetR/AcrR family transcriptional regulator — MKIGSKHLSKPDREQQIVDAADQLLREVGVYDFTIDQVVAYLDVAKGTFYKYYKSKDDILAQVSVQALTMLLDYFERAVASKTDLLQATKELIMSCYEYYIENPRYFELIIYMERPEFSSNVESYLMISQRLRDYFTDHIAKCQLEGVIRRDINPIYCTYMIWGSCMGLMNFIEAKRLFIEDIGKINRKDLLEVYTETLIAGMKA, encoded by the coding sequence ATGAAAATAGGATCTAAACATCTTTCTAAACCCGACAGGGAACAGCAAATTGTTGACGCAGCAGACCAACTGTTAAGGGAAGTGGGCGTATATGACTTTACTATTGATCAGGTAGTGGCGTATTTAGATGTAGCAAAGGGTACCTTTTACAAATACTATAAAAGTAAGGATGACATCCTTGCGCAAGTGAGCGTTCAAGCCTTAACGATGCTGTTAGATTATTTTGAAAGAGCAGTAGCAAGCAAAACCGATTTACTTCAAGCTACAAAGGAGTTAATTATGTCTTGCTACGAATACTACATAGAAAATCCGCGGTACTTTGAGCTTATTATTTACATGGAAAGGCCAGAGTTCTCAAGCAATGTTGAAAGCTATTTAATGATCAGCCAAAGGTTACGAGATTACTTTACGGACCATATAGCAAAATGTCAACTGGAAGGTGTAATACGAAGAGACATCAATCCTATCTATTGTACTTACATGATATGGGGGAGTTGTATGGGATTAATGAACTTTATCGAGGCCAAGCGACTGTTTATTGAAGACATTGGCAAAATAAATCGCAAAGATTTGCTGGAAGTATATACAGAAACATTGATTGCTGGCATGAAGGCCTAA
- a CDS encoding SDR family oxidoreductase gives MLLVTGATGEIGKKLCQDLIQDGIPFRAMCRKEEQLEKLRKLGMDAVLGDFVDRESLKSAMRGCTSLFLVSPPTQNQVQCEKNAIDIAGQEGITYIVRVSASDANLRSSVPWAKAHAEIDHYLRNSGIEWTILKPTAFMQNFLTMAQPIAKGYLPQVGGKGLVGYIDAKDIGMVAYKIFKEDHHKKATYYLNGPETLEMKDVAFKVSEAIGRKVDYVNLPSFAFRTLLRATGASRWLANGLIEQYAEVVAKNHDHDLGEEVFRLTNNQPRSFTEFAKEHKDKFLNLN, from the coding sequence ATGTTATTGGTTACTGGTGCTACCGGAGAAATTGGAAAAAAACTTTGTCAAGATTTAATTCAGGACGGAATACCATTTCGTGCTATGTGCAGGAAAGAAGAGCAACTTGAAAAGCTTAGGAAACTGGGCATGGATGCAGTATTGGGTGACTTTGTTGATCGGGAAAGCCTTAAATCAGCTATGCGGGGATGTACTTCTTTGTTTTTGGTTAGTCCACCTACCCAAAATCAGGTTCAATGTGAGAAAAATGCCATTGATATTGCTGGCCAAGAAGGAATTACCTATATCGTAAGAGTCTCTGCATCTGACGCAAATTTGAGATCCTCAGTACCCTGGGCAAAAGCCCATGCGGAGATTGACCACTATCTTCGTAATTCTGGTATTGAATGGACGATACTAAAACCTACCGCATTTATGCAGAATTTTTTGACAATGGCTCAGCCAATTGCAAAAGGCTACTTGCCGCAGGTGGGTGGAAAAGGACTGGTGGGTTATATTGATGCCAAGGATATTGGCATGGTTGCTTACAAGATTTTCAAAGAAGACCATCACAAAAAAGCTACTTATTATCTTAATGGTCCTGAGACATTAGAAATGAAGGATGTAGCTTTCAAAGTATCAGAAGCAATTGGGAGAAAAGTAGACTATGTAAACCTGCCTTCATTTGCATTTCGTACTTTGTTAAGAGCTACAGGAGCATCCCGGTGGTTAGCTAATGGACTTATCGAGCAGTATGCAGAAGTGGTTGCAAAAAATCATGACCATGATCTTGGTGAAGAAGTTTTTAGACTCACTAATAATCAGCCGCGTTCCTTTACGGAGTTTGCAAAAGAACATAAAGACAAGTTTTTGAATTTAAACTAA
- a CDS encoding oxidoreductase, producing the protein MKILEPTQLGNLALKNRMVMSAMTRSRVANNGIVGEMTVEYYMQRASAGLIITEAIRISEEATGSPFTREFTLIHKSKAGRR; encoded by the coding sequence ATGAAAATACTGGAACCAACCCAGCTGGGAAATCTGGCTTTGAAGAATAGAATGGTGATGTCTGCAATGACAAGAAGTCGTGTAGCTAACAACGGGATCGTTGGCGAAATGACCGTCGAGTACTACATGCAACGCGCAAGTGCCGGTCTGATCATCACAGAAGCCATCCGGATTAGCGAGGAGGCTACCGGCAGTCCGTTTACCCGGGAATTTACACTGATCCACAAATCGAAAGCTGGAAGAAGATGA
- a CDS encoding SDR family NAD(P)-dependent oxidoreductase → MKKKIVILGATGTIGSKIAHILINEGHLVTLVGRHTEKLERYRKQGAEIIAADINDEDRLTQAFGQVDSAFVLLPENVKAENTRAYQRQVTGTLITAIQRSGI, encoded by the coding sequence ATGAAAAAGAAAATTGTGATACTCGGAGCTACCGGCACAATCGGCAGCAAAATTGCCCACATATTGATCAACGAAGGTCACCTGGTCACACTGGTAGGAAGACATACCGAAAAGTTGGAAAGATACCGTAAGCAGGGAGCCGAAATAATCGCTGCGGACATTAACGATGAGGATCGGCTCACCCAGGCTTTTGGCCAAGTGGACAGCGCCTTTGTACTCTTGCCGGAAAATGTAAAAGCGGAAAACACGCGGGCATACCAGCGGCAGGTGACCGGCACATTGATCACGGCAATTCAGCGCTCGGGCATTTGA
- a CDS encoding zinc-binding dehydrogenase: MVFRISFYYSARRQRKVYYTRALPVVGTAALTALEKMGCSDPGTNMLINGATGGFGMILLQLHKQKDDHVTAVTSSNGIEFVKKWGADTVIDYSKEEVLTRKETYDIVIDLSGKMGYANAKQIMKPQSLFLNPTPQPIKIPTSLIMNLLRSKKHVIILASPSTKYTGELLNAVAKGLDIAIYKVFPFTAFKEDYHYAEQGGYTGKVVIEQQ, from the coding sequence ATGGTTTTTCGGATCAGCTTCTACTATTCCGCAAGACGACAGAGAAAGGTATATTATACCAGAGCACTTCCCGTGGTGGGCACGGCTGCATTAACAGCCCTTGAAAAAATGGGCTGCAGCGATCCAGGCACAAACATGCTGATCAATGGCGCGACCGGCGGGTTTGGAATGATCCTGCTGCAACTCCACAAACAGAAAGATGACCATGTGACCGCGGTTACCAGCTCAAACGGAATTGAATTTGTAAAAAAGTGGGGCGCTGATACAGTGATCGATTACAGCAAAGAAGAAGTGCTCACCCGTAAGGAAACTTACGACATTGTCATCGACCTCTCGGGCAAAATGGGCTATGCGAATGCAAAGCAGATCATGAAGCCCCAATCCCTGTTTCTCAACCCTACTCCCCAGCCAATCAAAATTCCAACCTCCCTGATCATGAACCTGCTCAGGAGTAAAAAGCATGTTATCATTTTGGCCAGTCCATCCACGAAATACACAGGTGAATTGCTGAATGCCGTTGCAAAAGGACTTGACATTGCGATTTATAAAGTGTTCCCCTTCACTGCATTTAAAGAAGATTACCACTATGCCGAGCAGGGCGGCTACACAGGTAAGGTGGTGATCGAACAACAGTGA